Proteins from a genomic interval of Actinomycetota bacterium:
- a CDS encoding acetyl-CoA carboxylase carboxyltransferase subunit alpha, which translates to MPKQRFMLDFERPIVELENRLEELKQLPLASQPEIAGEIKYLEAQIEKLKKKVYSELSPWEKVQIARHPDRPRTSDYINLLFTDFLELHGDRLFRDDPAIIGGPAFLDHQKVMIVGHQKGKDTKENLFRNFGMPHPEGYRKALRLMKLAEKFNIPILCFIDTPGAYPGIGAEERGQAIAIANNLMEMSLLSTPIIVVNIGEGGSGGALALGVGDKTLMLENAYYSVISPEGCASILWRDESKAREAAQALKLTADALLNLRVIDGIVKEPLGGAHRDPSFVARELKSILVASLRELRSYPPDKLLERRYKRLREIGIFEEG; encoded by the coding sequence ATGCCAAAGCAAAGATTCATGCTCGATTTTGAGAGACCCATAGTGGAACTGGAGAATAGGTTGGAGGAGTTAAAGCAATTGCCCCTCGCTTCCCAGCCTGAAATAGCGGGAGAAATCAAATACCTAGAAGCTCAAATCGAGAAGTTAAAGAAGAAAGTTTATTCTGAATTAAGTCCCTGGGAAAAGGTACAAATTGCCAGGCATCCAGATCGCCCCCGAACATCGGATTACATCAATTTACTCTTCACCGATTTCCTTGAACTCCATGGCGATAGACTTTTTCGAGATGATCCCGCAATTATAGGCGGCCCCGCCTTTTTAGATCATCAGAAGGTGATGATCGTGGGTCATCAGAAGGGTAAGGATACTAAGGAAAATTTGTTTCGAAATTTTGGTATGCCCCACCCGGAAGGCTATAGGAAGGCTTTGAGGCTGATGAAGCTCGCGGAGAAATTTAACATCCCCATTTTGTGCTTCATCGATACCCCTGGTGCTTACCCAGGTATTGGGGCGGAGGAGAGGGGCCAAGCCATTGCCATCGCCAATAATTTGATGGAAATGAGCTTGCTTTCCACCCCCATAATTGTGGTGAACATCGGGGAAGGGGGAAGTGGTGGAGCCCTTGCTTTGGGAGTGGGTGACAAAACCCTCATGCTAGAGAATGCATATTATTCGGTGATCTCTCCCGAGGGTTGTGCGAGTATATTGTGGCGGGATGAATCCAAAGCTCGCGAGGCTGCACAAGCCCTAAAGCTGACCGCGGACGCCCTTTTAAACTTAAGGGTAATCGATGGAATCGTAAAGGAACCCTTGGGAGGTGCCCATCGCGATCCAAGCTTTGTCGCCAGGGAGCTAAAGAGCATTTTGGTTGCTTCCCTTAGGGAGCTAAGATCGTATCCCCCCGATAAGTTACTCGAACGGCGTTATAAAAGGTTGAGAGAGATTGGAATTTTTGAAGAG